One Undibacter mobilis genomic region harbors:
- a CDS encoding malonyl-CoA decarboxylase, with protein MNTSFFGELLQTISDRGRALLDRGRRSDTAAQSENLVELCEDLLSGRGEASGVARARDILSRYSELTTGPRIAFFEALAGRFGVQPERVSEAITAWQATPNDGTAARLHVASEPRRQELFRRLNLAPGGTAALVRMREQLMDVLPNRPDLQPVDEDFVHLFTSWFNRGFLVLRHIDWSTPANILEKIIRYEAVHEISDWDDLRRRIDPQDRRCYAFFHPALVDDPLIFVEVALTRDIPEAIAPILATEREPVEPEKARTAVFYSISNCQRGLAGVSFGNFLIKQVVEEICRELPKLSTLVTLSPAPTFAKWLKRERAQETSPAINEADRQAFAVLDEPGWWQDVDKLEELREPMMRAAAYYYLRAKTPRGMPVDPVARFHLGNGARLERLDWLADASDKGIAQSYGLMVNYLYNVEHIEKNHEAFAEQRTVVAASGVQRYLRPTLELVPIAG; from the coding sequence ATGAACACCTCGTTTTTCGGCGAACTCCTGCAAACCATATCGGATCGCGGCCGGGCCTTGCTCGACCGTGGGCGGCGCAGCGACACAGCGGCGCAGTCGGAAAATCTTGTCGAGCTCTGCGAGGATTTACTGTCCGGGCGTGGCGAGGCCTCCGGGGTGGCGCGGGCTCGTGACATTTTGTCTCGCTACTCGGAACTCACCACCGGACCCCGTATCGCCTTCTTCGAGGCGCTGGCGGGCCGCTTCGGCGTGCAGCCCGAGCGGGTTAGCGAGGCGATCACCGCCTGGCAGGCGACACCGAACGACGGCACAGCGGCCAGGCTGCACGTTGCGTCCGAGCCGCGCCGGCAGGAGCTGTTCCGCCGGCTCAATCTGGCGCCCGGCGGCACAGCGGCCTTGGTGCGGATGCGCGAACAGCTCATGGACGTGCTGCCGAACCGGCCCGATTTGCAGCCGGTCGACGAGGACTTCGTCCATCTGTTCACGTCGTGGTTCAACCGCGGCTTCCTGGTTTTGCGTCACATCGATTGGTCGACGCCAGCGAACATTCTGGAAAAGATCATCCGCTACGAAGCGGTGCACGAAATCAGCGACTGGGACGATCTGCGCCGCCGCATCGATCCGCAGGACCGGCGTTGCTATGCCTTCTTCCATCCGGCACTGGTCGACGATCCGCTGATCTTCGTCGAGGTTGCGCTGACGCGAGACATTCCGGAGGCCATCGCGCCGATCCTCGCCACCGAACGGGAGCCGGTCGAGCCGGAGAAGGCGCGTACCGCGGTGTTCTATTCGATCTCGAACTGCCAGCGCGGACTCGCCGGCGTGTCGTTCGGCAATTTCCTCATCAAGCAGGTGGTCGAGGAAATCTGCCGCGAACTGCCGAAGCTTTCGACTCTGGTCACGCTGTCGCCGGCGCCGACATTTGCCAAATGGCTCAAGCGCGAGCGCGCGCAGGAGACGTCACCTGCCATCAATGAGGCCGACAGACAGGCTTTTGCGGTGCTCGACGAACCCGGCTGGTGGCAGGATGTCGACAAGCTCGAGGAGTTGCGCGAGCCGATGATGCGGGCGGCGGCCTATTATTATCTCAGGGCCAAGACACCACGCGGGATGCCTGTTGACCCGGTGGCACGCTTCCATCTTGGCAACGGCGCGCGGCTCGAACGCCTCGACTGGCTCGCCGATGCGTCTGACAAGGGCATCGCGCAGTCCTACGGCTTGATGGTCAACTATCTTTATAACGTCGAGCACATTGAGAAGAACCACGAAGCCTTCGCCGAGCAGCGCACTGTGGTCGCGGCCTCCGGCGTGCAGCGCTATCTCCGTCCGACGCTCGAACTTGTACCCATCGCGGGCTAG
- a CDS encoding SDR family NAD(P)-dependent oxidoreductase gives MTFTDKLVLVTGGAGALGVAVAGALLGQGAQCIVPYRDEAEAQRFAFRDNKNVRLIAAGDLANESVVEGLYDGLKLWASVHIAGGFASGSVEDTDKAALMKQIDGNLVSCFLCCRAAVKAIKATGNGGRIVNVAARPALEPRAGAGMTAYTIAKSGVATLSISLAEEVAKEGILVNAVAPSIIDTPANRKAMPKAAFDKWPKVEEVAATIVFLASPDNVVTRGGIVPVYGRS, from the coding sequence ATGACCTTCACCGATAAACTCGTCCTCGTCACCGGCGGCGCAGGCGCGCTCGGCGTTGCGGTGGCGGGCGCGCTACTCGGTCAGGGCGCGCAATGTATCGTGCCCTACCGCGACGAGGCGGAAGCGCAGCGCTTCGCGTTTCGTGACAACAAGAACGTCAGACTGATCGCGGCCGGCGATCTCGCCAACGAAAGCGTGGTCGAAGGGCTCTACGACGGTCTCAAGCTCTGGGCCTCAGTTCATATTGCCGGCGGCTTTGCTTCGGGCTCGGTCGAGGATACCGACAAGGCCGCACTGATGAAGCAGATCGACGGCAACCTCGTTTCCTGCTTCCTGTGCTGTCGCGCGGCGGTGAAAGCGATCAAAGCCACGGGCAACGGTGGCCGCATCGTCAATGTCGCCGCCCGCCCCGCCCTGGAGCCCCGCGCTGGCGCTGGCATGACCGCCTACACCATCGCCAAATCCGGCGTTGCCACCTTGTCGATCTCATTGGCCGAGGAAGTGGCGAAAGAGGGTATCCTGGTGAACGCCGTGGCGCCGTCGATCATTGATACGCCGGCCAACCGCAAGGCGATGCCGAAGGCGGCTTTCGACAAGTGGCCGAAGGTCGAGGAAGTCGCAGCGACGATCGTGTTCCTCGCCTCGCCCGATAACGTCGTCACCCGTGGCGGCATCGTGCCGGTATACGGCCGATCCTAG
- a CDS encoding type 1 glutamine amidotransferase → MPTPRLLVIEGNNPATMAEHVSFGGTEASRGYANLLRELLPVAEVDICYPADVTAGLPSGQSLEGYDGIAITGSGLHVYGGGDEVTRQIDLVREALKTGTPVFGSCWGLQIITTAAGGVVRKNPNGREIGFGRGIRLTEEGRKHPMYAGKMDVFNAPTVHLDEVVTLPDGAVLLASNAVSKVQAVEIRTPGSTAWGVQYHPEYPLKELAIIVRRIGTRLIGEGFFAGEADLSEFAHDLEALDLDPACKRLAWRHGISLNVLDKKRRVSEIANWLEYQVLPMRVKRGRG, encoded by the coding sequence ATGCCCACCCCCCGCCTGCTCGTTATCGAAGGCAATAACCCCGCCACCATGGCCGAACATGTGTCGTTCGGCGGCACCGAAGCCAGCCGGGGCTACGCCAACCTGCTGCGCGAGTTGCTGCCGGTCGCCGAGGTGGACATTTGCTATCCGGCCGACGTGACGGCCGGACTGCCATCCGGGCAGTCTCTGGAGGGATATGACGGCATCGCCATCACGGGCTCCGGGCTGCACGTCTATGGCGGCGGCGACGAGGTCACCCGGCAGATCGACCTGGTTCGCGAGGCGTTGAAAACCGGAACTCCGGTGTTCGGTTCGTGCTGGGGCCTTCAGATCATCACCACCGCAGCGGGCGGCGTCGTCCGCAAGAACCCGAACGGCCGTGAGATCGGTTTCGGCCGCGGCATTCGTCTCACCGAGGAAGGCCGCAAGCACCCGATGTATGCGGGCAAGATGGATGTCTTCAACGCGCCCACGGTTCACCTGGACGAAGTCGTCACCTTGCCCGACGGCGCCGTCCTCCTCGCCAGCAACGCCGTCTCCAAGGTGCAGGCCGTGGAAATCCGCACGCCGGGTTCAACCGCGTGGGGCGTGCAGTATCATCCCGAATATCCGCTCAAGGAATTGGCTATCATCGTGCGCCGCATTGGCACGCGGCTGATCGGCGAAGGATTCTTTGCCGGCGAAGCTGATCTCAGCGAATTCGCTCATGATCTCGAAGCACTCGACCTCGATCCCGCGTGCAAACGGCTGGCCTGGCGGCACGGCATCAGCCTGAACGTGCTCGACAAGAAACGGCGCGTCAGCGAGATCGCGAACTGGCTCGAATATCAGGTACTGCCGATGCGCGTGAAGCGCGGACGCGGGTAG
- a CDS encoding glycerol-3-phosphate dehydrogenase has protein sequence MAKTSQAGPETADFDLAIIGGGINGAGLARDAAGRGLKVLLVEMNDLAAGTSSASSKLIHGGLRYLEHRAFRLVREALSEREVLLGIAPHVVRPMRFVLPPALGQRSPLLLRFGLWLYDVLGARKLLPPSRTIDLTHNVVGQPLKRAFRYAFEYSDCWVDDSRLVVLNALDAAARGATIRTRTRCVRADRRGGLWELVLHDHGRRDTATAKVLVNAAGPWIGEVAENVLRKKLTARLRLIKGSHIVVRKLFDHDSGYIFQAPDKRVVFALPFAGEFTLIGTTDENFVGDLNSPAPSADEILYLCDVVNRYFRHPVTPDELAWSFSGVRALYDDGKGRPEDVTRDYHLELEAPRNEAPLLTIYGGKITTYRRLAEAAMVKLGRIFPGHAPWTARAKLPGGEFEQANWKEVLAEMQTRWPFLPEAMARRILRAYGLRAERFLGDAESLEALGPILTGDLTAAEIRYLVENEWAESAEDILWRRGKLGLTATADEREAIDRLIGVLRQAADQG, from the coding sequence ATGGCCAAGACCTCCCAGGCCGGGCCGGAAACGGCCGATTTCGACCTCGCCATCATCGGCGGTGGTATCAATGGCGCGGGCCTTGCCCGCGACGCCGCCGGCCGGGGTTTGAAGGTGCTGCTGGTCGAAATGAACGATCTGGCCGCCGGCACGTCGTCGGCCTCCTCCAAGCTCATCCACGGCGGCCTGCGTTATCTGGAGCACCGCGCCTTCCGGCTGGTGCGCGAGGCGCTGTCCGAACGCGAGGTGTTGCTCGGCATCGCGCCCCACGTCGTCCGGCCGATGCGTTTCGTGCTGCCGCCGGCGCTGGGCCAGCGTTCGCCGCTGCTGCTGCGTTTCGGTCTTTGGCTTTACGACGTGCTCGGCGCGCGCAAGCTGTTGCCGCCGTCACGGACAATCGACCTCACGCACAACGTCGTCGGCCAGCCGCTCAAGCGGGCGTTCCGCTACGCCTTCGAATATTCCGACTGCTGGGTCGATGACAGCCGGCTGGTTGTGCTCAACGCGCTCGACGCTGCCGCGCGCGGCGCCACGATCCGCACCCGAACGCGCTGCGTGCGCGCCGACCGTCGCGGCGGCCTGTGGGAGTTGGTGTTGCACGATCACGGCCGTCGCGACACCGCGACCGCGAAGGTGTTGGTCAATGCCGCTGGCCCGTGGATCGGCGAGGTCGCCGAGAACGTGCTGCGCAAGAAACTCACGGCGCGCCTGCGCCTGATCAAGGGCAGCCACATCGTGGTGCGCAAGCTGTTCGACCACGACAGCGGCTACATCTTTCAGGCGCCGGACAAGCGAGTCGTCTTCGCCTTACCGTTCGCCGGTGAATTTACGCTGATTGGCACCACCGATGAGAATTTCGTTGGTGACCTCAATTCGCCCGCGCCGAGTGCCGACGAAATTCTTTATCTCTGCGACGTCGTCAATCGCTACTTCCGCCATCCGGTGACACCCGATGAACTTGCCTGGTCGTTCTCAGGCGTGCGCGCGCTTTACGACGACGGCAAGGGCAGGCCCGAAGACGTCACGCGCGACTATCATCTCGAATTGGAGGCACCGCGCAACGAAGCGCCGTTGCTCACCATTTACGGTGGCAAAATCACGACCTATCGCCGTCTGGCCGAAGCGGCGATGGTGAAGCTCGGCCGCATTTTCCCAGGCCATGCACCATGGACGGCCCGCGCAAAGCTCCCCGGCGGCGAATTCGAGCAGGCGAATTGGAAAGAGGTGCTCGCCGAGATGCAAACCCGGTGGCCGTTCCTGCCGGAGGCGATGGCGCGGCGTATCCTGCGTGCCTACGGCCTGCGCGCCGAACGTTTCCTCGGCGACGCCGAAAGCCTCGAAGCGCTGGGTCCCATCCTGACCGGAGATCTGACCGCCGCCGAAATTCGCTATCTGGTCGAGAACGAATGGGCCGAGTCCGCCGAGGACATCCTCTGGCGCCGCGGCAAGTTGGGGCTGACTGCCACGGCCGATGAGCGCGAGGCTATCGATCGGCTGATCGGCGTGCTGCGCCAAGCGGCAGATCAGGGTTAG
- a CDS encoding response regulator: MQYDSRELERRLEKLKVLVVDDEPFMRKVVRTLLTGMGVRTIMEAHDGLHGLDAIRREQPDVVILDWNMPGLDGPAFVRMVRSPQTFPMPDIPIIMLTGHGERAKVIEAVEIGVNEFLLKPVSTKALRDRMAAVLLNPRPNIRSGQYYGPAPRRLVDIYRDEDDSKTLIYLN; the protein is encoded by the coding sequence ATGCAATATGATTCACGGGAACTGGAACGCCGCCTTGAGAAGCTGAAGGTGCTGGTCGTGGACGACGAGCCCTTCATGCGCAAAGTCGTGCGGACGCTGCTGACCGGCATGGGCGTGCGCACCATCATGGAGGCGCACGATGGCCTGCATGGTCTTGATGCCATTCGTCGAGAACAGCCCGACGTCGTAATCCTTGACTGGAACATGCCCGGCCTCGATGGTCCGGCTTTCGTGCGCATGGTGCGTTCGCCGCAGACCTTCCCGATGCCGGATATTCCGATCATCATGCTGACCGGGCACGGTGAGCGCGCGAAGGTGATCGAGGCGGTCGAGATCGGCGTCAACGAATTCCTGCTCAAGCCGGTTTCGACCAAGGCGCTGCGCGACCGCATGGCCGCCGTGCTGCTCAACCCGCGCCCGAACATCCGCTCCGGCCAGTATTACGGCCCGGCACCGCGCAGGCTGGTCGATATTTATCGCGACGAAGACGACAGCAAGACGCTGATTTATCTGAACTGA
- the glpK gene encoding glycerol kinase GlpK produces MGAAGAQLSYLVAIDQGTTSTRAIVFDAALKPLALAQRELPQIFPAPGWVEHDPEEIWSATVAVVRDAIAKAGLAPQHIAGIGITNQRETTVVWDRATGRPIHNAIVWQDRRTASFCDGLRAGGHEQEIAAKTGLIVDPYFSASKIGWLLDHIDGARTKAENGALAFGTIDSFLLWRLTGGKVHATDASNAARTSLLNIASGEWDGDLCRLFGVPMAMLPQVRDCAGSFGVTMPDLFGAAIPILGMAGDQQAATVGQGCFKPGMMKSTYGTGCFMLLNTGAERVISRNRLLSTIAYQLDGKRTYALEGAIFIAGAAVQWLRDGLKIIAKSSDVGALAAKADPAEEVYLVPAFVGLGAPYWDAQARGAVYGLTRSSGGAEIARAALDAVGYQTRDLIEAMHADWPASRDTTTVLRVDGGMTASDPCMQFLADILAAPVDRPVVMETTALGAAYLAGRAAGLCPDLDGFAAQWRLDKRFTPHMDVATREMKYAGWKDAIRRTLTLR; encoded by the coding sequence ATGGGTGCGGCCGGGGCGCAACTGTCATATCTCGTTGCCATCGATCAGGGCACAACGTCGACGCGCGCCATCGTGTTCGATGCGGCGCTGAAGCCGCTTGCGCTGGCGCAGCGGGAGCTACCGCAGATCTTCCCGGCGCCGGGCTGGGTCGAGCACGACCCCGAAGAGATCTGGTCCGCCACGGTCGCGGTGGTGCGCGACGCGATCGCCAAGGCCGGCCTGGCACCGCAACACATCGCCGGCATCGGCATCACCAATCAACGCGAAACGACGGTCGTCTGGGATCGTGCGACCGGCAGGCCGATCCACAATGCCATCGTTTGGCAGGATCGCCGCACCGCATCGTTTTGTGACGGCCTGCGCGCCGGCGGTCACGAGCAGGAGATTGCGGCCAAGACCGGTCTGATCGTCGACCCCTACTTTTCCGCCAGCAAGATCGGCTGGCTGCTCGATCACATCGACGGTGCGCGCACCAAAGCGGAGAACGGCGCGCTCGCTTTCGGCACCATTGACAGCTTTCTGTTGTGGCGCCTGACCGGCGGCAAAGTTCACGCGACGGATGCCAGCAACGCGGCCCGCACCAGCCTGCTCAACATTGCGAGCGGTGAGTGGGACGGTGATCTTTGCCGTCTGTTCGGCGTGCCGATGGCAATGTTGCCGCAAGTGCGCGATTGCGCCGGCTCATTCGGCGTCACCATGCCCGATCTGTTCGGCGCAGCGATTCCGATTCTCGGCATGGCGGGCGATCAGCAGGCAGCAACGGTGGGGCAGGGCTGCTTCAAGCCCGGCATGATGAAATCGACTTACGGCACAGGCTGCTTCATGCTGCTAAACACCGGCGCCGAACGCGTCATTTCACGCAACCGTTTGCTCTCGACCATCGCCTACCAACTCGATGGTAAGCGCACTTACGCACTTGAAGGCGCCATCTTCATTGCTGGCGCTGCGGTGCAGTGGCTACGCGACGGCCTCAAGATTATCGCCAAATCGTCCGATGTCGGTGCGCTCGCGGCCAAGGCCGACCCGGCGGAAGAGGTCTATCTGGTGCCGGCTTTTGTGGGACTGGGCGCGCCCTATTGGGACGCGCAGGCGCGCGGCGCCGTCTACGGGCTGACGCGCAGTTCCGGTGGCGCCGAGATCGCGCGCGCTGCGCTCGATGCAGTGGGCTATCAGACGCGCGATCTGATCGAAGCCATGCATGCCGACTGGCCGGCGTCTCGCGACACCACAACGGTGCTGCGCGTCGATGGCGGCATGACGGCGAGCGACCCCTGCATGCAGTTTCTGGCTGACATTCTTGCCGCGCCGGTCGATCGGCCGGTGGTCATGGAAACCACGGCACTGGGCGCGGCCTATCTTGCCGGCCGTGCCGCCGGACTATGCCCCGATCTCGACGGTTTCGCGGCACAATGGCGGCTCGATAAGCGCTTCACGCCGCACATGGATGTGGCCACGCGCGAGATGAAATATGCCGGCTGGAAGGACGCTATCCGCCGGACGTTGACGCTGCGTTGA
- a CDS encoding AsmA family protein, giving the protein MTAFAGIRRLGFVLIAVGAITAGVLTTAGYLISPDTVRTEVLNRIRAATGLDPQLGGKVSVSLFPKGSVSFSDVVLGDPKRPALTAERLTARLRFFPLLIGKVEIADVSLEKPTIAIDFERDGGSNWSALIDALVKAQKPRANHSVAGFSEMRIDDGTVLLRKDEGRSVETLYAVDLSLAWPSISKSFGATGHFVWHGEKIDASIALADFAAALAGNRSGIKLRLSGAPMKVAFEGAFSVKPTIKVEGTLAADAASFRRAMTWAGHEPLPGGGFGRFAIKAQTTVLADSVSLSSVNVELDGNSAEGVLSFSSEGRQSLQGTLAADTLDLTPYISTIRLSTANQRAWNDAQLTPDGLNGLDFDLRLSAANVIMGSAKIGRTAIGANLRSGKLTVSIGEALAYGGVIKGSLALNNSSTGVDFKSQLQFADVDLESCLGQLFGLKRLEGKGTMSMALDGAGESVLAMTRTLAGTATLTGRDGAIAGINVEQLLKRLERRPLSGGGEFRTGRTPYDRIDIMLRIAQGTVDVQDMKVESAAVRLILAGTASIPDRELDLKGTAALAVASRAGSQPFGLPFVVQGSWDDPIMLPDAEALIRRSGAAAPLLNAVRERNARDTVRSAIERLTGGGVQPAAENAPAEPKP; this is encoded by the coding sequence TTGACGGCTTTTGCTGGCATTCGACGCTTGGGATTCGTGCTGATCGCCGTCGGCGCGATAACGGCTGGCGTGTTGACGACCGCGGGCTACCTGATTTCCCCCGACACCGTCCGCACCGAAGTTCTCAACCGCATCCGTGCCGCGACCGGACTAGACCCGCAGCTTGGCGGCAAGGTCAGCGTCAGCCTGTTCCCAAAGGGCAGCGTCAGTTTTTCCGATGTAGTCCTGGGCGACCCGAAGCGCCCGGCGCTCACCGCCGAACGGCTGACCGCGCGGCTGCGCTTTTTCCCCTTGCTGATCGGCAAGGTCGAGATCGCCGATGTTTCGCTGGAGAAGCCGACCATCGCCATCGACTTCGAGCGCGACGGCGGATCGAACTGGTCGGCATTGATCGATGCGCTGGTCAAGGCGCAGAAGCCTCGTGCCAATCACAGCGTCGCCGGCTTTTCCGAAATGCGCATCGACGACGGCACCGTCTTGCTGCGCAAGGACGAAGGCCGTTCGGTCGAGACACTTTACGCAGTCGATCTTTCGCTCGCCTGGCCGTCGATCTCCAAAAGTTTTGGCGCCACCGGCCACTTCGTCTGGCACGGCGAGAAGATCGACGCGAGCATAGCGCTGGCCGATTTCGCCGCGGCACTGGCCGGCAACCGCAGCGGCATCAAGCTGCGCCTGAGTGGCGCGCCGATGAAGGTCGCATTCGAAGGCGCATTCAGCGTCAAACCGACGATCAAGGTCGAGGGTACGCTCGCCGCCGATGCCGCTTCGTTTCGGCGCGCCATGACCTGGGCCGGACATGAGCCTCTGCCGGGCGGCGGCTTCGGCCGCTTCGCCATCAAGGCCCAGACCACGGTCCTGGCCGACTCCGTCAGCCTGTCCAGCGTCAACGTCGAACTCGACGGCAACAGCGCCGAAGGCGTGCTTTCCTTCTCCAGTGAAGGCCGGCAATCGCTGCAAGGCACCCTCGCCGCCGACACGCTCGATCTGACGCCTTACATTTCCACGATCCGCCTCTCGACCGCGAACCAGCGCGCCTGGAACGATGCGCAGTTGACGCCGGACGGACTCAACGGCCTCGATTTCGATCTTCGGCTCTCGGCCGCAAACGTTATCATGGGCAGCGCCAAAATCGGCCGCACCGCGATCGGCGCCAATCTGCGCTCCGGCAAGCTCACGGTTTCGATCGGCGAGGCTCTGGCTTACGGTGGCGTTATCAAAGGATCGCTGGCGCTGAACAATTCCAGCACCGGCGTCGACTTCAAATCGCAACTGCAATTCGCCGATGTCGATCTGGAGTCCTGCCTCGGCCAACTCTTCGGCCTGAAGCGTCTCGAAGGCAAAGGCACCATGTCCATGGCGCTTGACGGCGCCGGCGAAAGCGTCCTGGCGATGACGCGCACACTCGCCGGCACGGCGACACTCACGGGCCGAGACGGCGCCATCGCCGGCATCAATGTCGAGCAGTTGCTCAAGCGTCTCGAGCGACGGCCTCTGTCAGGCGGTGGCGAATTCCGCACCGGCCGCACGCCCTATGACAGGATCGACATCATGCTGCGCATCGCGCAGGGCACGGTCGACGTGCAGGATATGAAAGTCGAAAGCGCGGCGGTGCGGCTCATACTCGCCGGTACCGCGTCGATCCCGGATCGAGAACTCGACCTTAAGGGCACCGCCGCATTGGCGGTGGCGAGCCGCGCAGGCTCGCAACCCTTCGGCCTGCCCTTCGTGGTGCAGGGCTCGTGGGACGATCCGATCATGCTGCCCGACGCCGAGGCGCTTATCCGCCGCTCGGGCGCGGCGGCGCCGCTGCTTAATGCTGTGCGCGAACGCAACGCCCGCGATACCGTACGCTCTGCCATCGAGCGGTTAACCGGAGGCGGCGTCCAGCCCGCGGCCGAAAATGCTCCCGCCGAACCGAAACCCTGA
- a CDS encoding ABC transporter permease yields MYSVTGGPALRGAAGRLPADRIASLTIALAAAALIALPLASLMRLAVAGDAELWPHLIAYVLPHAVVQTALLLAGVAAVTALTGIAPAFLVAGFEFPGRKVLEWLLPLPLAIPTYIAAYVYADLLDAAGPVQSALRAIFGFKTGAEYWFPPVRSLPGAILIVGIVVYPYVYLTARALFKTQSASFADAARTMGATLWQTFRYVSLPLARPAIAVGLALALLEALNDIGAAEYLGVQTLTLSIFTTWLNRGSLGGAAQIALALLAVVTLLIVLERTGRRGQSVESDVQDGAVTRRLPLTGRAGWIAACVCVIPVLFGFVIPGGYLLREAIMRGLILGIDPSLFTALMTTVALAAVATAVVLAVGIAAAIPLRLAPVRAARPLLALASMGYAVPGTVLALGLMSPLVAGDEMLNWLSGKLSGTHVGLVLAGSSFALIVAYTARFASIAIGVVQAGLAQMPHEFDESARLEGAGIGPLLRHIHLPLLTPALTGAALLVFVDCLKELPMTLLMRPLNVETLATSIYQYATRGNFEDGALAALLIVLAGIPPVILLMRLPDARETRR; encoded by the coding sequence ATGTACTCCGTCACCGGCGGCCCCGCCTTGCGCGGGGCCGCTGGCCGTTTACCGGCAGACCGAATTGCGAGCCTGACCATTGCGCTCGCCGCCGCCGCGCTGATCGCGCTGCCGCTGGCAAGCCTGATGCGTCTGGCCGTGGCCGGCGACGCCGAGCTTTGGCCCCACCTGATCGCCTATGTCCTGCCGCACGCCGTCGTGCAGACTGCGCTGCTGCTGGCCGGCGTCGCTGCCGTGACCGCCCTGACCGGCATCGCGCCCGCCTTCCTGGTTGCCGGTTTCGAGTTTCCCGGCCGCAAAGTGCTGGAATGGCTGCTGCCGCTGCCGCTCGCCATTCCGACCTACATCGCGGCTTATGTGTACGCCGATCTCCTCGACGCCGCCGGCCCGGTGCAGAGTGCGCTGCGCGCGATATTCGGATTCAAGACCGGCGCCGAGTACTGGTTTCCGCCGGTGCGTTCACTGCCCGGCGCCATCCTGATCGTCGGCATCGTCGTCTACCCTTACGTCTATCTGACCGCACGCGCGCTGTTCAAAACGCAGAGCGCCAGCTTTGCCGACGCGGCCCGTACGATGGGCGCCACCTTATGGCAGACCTTCCGTTACGTCTCGCTGCCGCTGGCGCGGCCCGCGATCGCGGTGGGTCTGGCGCTGGCCTTGCTCGAGGCGCTTAACGACATCGGCGCCGCTGAATATCTCGGCGTGCAGACGCTGACCTTGTCGATCTTCACCACCTGGCTCAACCGCGGCAGTTTGGGCGGCGCGGCCCAGATCGCGCTGGCACTCCTTGCGGTGGTGACGCTGCTGATCGTGCTGGAACGCACCGGCCGGCGCGGACAGTCGGTGGAGAGCGACGTGCAGGATGGCGCCGTAACGCGCCGGCTGCCACTGACGGGGCGCGCGGGTTGGATCGCGGCCTGCGTCTGCGTCATCCCGGTCCTGTTCGGCTTCGTTATTCCCGGCGGCTATCTGTTGCGCGAAGCGATCATGCGCGGCCTGATCCTCGGCATCGATCCGTCGCTGTTCACCGCGCTCATGACGACCGTGGCGCTGGCCGCCGTCGCAACCGCGGTCGTGCTCGCTGTCGGCATCGCCGCCGCTATCCCGCTGCGGCTGGCGCCGGTCAGAGCGGCACGGCCTCTGCTGGCGCTCGCCAGCATGGGCTACGCGGTGCCGGGCACAGTGCTCGCACTCGGCCTGATGTCGCCGCTGGTCGCGGGCGACGAGATGCTCAACTGGCTGAGCGGAAAGCTCTCCGGCACCCATGTCGGCCTGGTGCTGGCCGGTTCCAGCTTTGCGCTGATCGTCGCCTACACGGCGCGCTTTGCCTCGATCGCCATCGGCGTCGTCCAGGCGGGCCTCGCCCAAATGCCGCACGAGTTCGACGAAAGCGCGCGGCTCGAAGGCGCCGGCATTGGTCCGCTGCTACGTCATATCCACCTGCCGCTGCTGACACCGGCGCTGACCGGCGCGGCGCTCCTTGTTTTCGTCGATTGCCTCAAGGAACTGCCGATGACGCTCCTGATGCGGCCGCTCAATGTCGAGACGCTGGCGACCTCGATCTACCAGTACGCCACCCGCGGCAATTTCGAGGACGGTGCGCTGGCCGCCCTGCTCATCGTGCTGGCCGGCATTCCCCCGGTCATCCTGCTCATGCGGCTGCCGGACGCCCGCGAGACGCGGCGGTAG